GTGGGAGCGCCGGTGAAGGTGACGGGCGGCAGTGTGAAGGACTGTGCGGAGAGGTGGAGGGTGGGGACGGAAAGGCAGAGAGCGAGGAGAGTGAGCCTGAGAGTGGTCGAGCGCATTTGAATGGAAGATACCCCATGCCGCGATGGGAGGAAAGATGATTTATGGGCAGAGACTTTTGAGAGAAGTCTGTCTTGCCGGACGGGCACACTGCGCGTGGAGCGGGCGTTCGCACGCCTTTTTACCGCTTCGCTCAGGTCCTCCCGTTGGTCGGAGGAGAAGTTGACTCCGACCAACGGGAGGACCGAAGCAGCTAGCCTCGCCCAAACAAGGTATACGCGTCACGAAGTGACCGCTCCGCGCGCAGTGGGCCCGTCCGGCAGGACGCCTTCTGGCAAGTGGCGGACTTGGTGAGTGGCCAGGTTGGTTCGGGGTGCGAGTCGGCAGGCACAGAGGATTCGGGAGCGGGATAATCGACTTCTATGCACGAGATTGGTCAGGCTGACGGGAACGCCCGGACGGTGAGGGAGTTTGTAGCGTATCTGCGGGTCGAAAAGGGTCTAAGACCGGCCAGCTGCGAGGCGTATCAGCGGGATCTGGAGCAGTTTGCTGAGCATGTCGAGGGGCGGAATGGGTTGCTGGTGGGGGCGATTCAGGCGGATGTGAGCGGGTTTATGGAGGGGCTGCGGGGGCATGGGGTGGAGTCGCGGTCGATTGCGCGGAAGCTTAGCTGTCTGCGGGGGTTTTATCGCTGGCTGCTGATGGATAAGCGGATTGCCCATGATCCTACGGTGAACGTGGAGACTCCTGCGAGTTGGAAGGTGCTGCCGAAGTCTTTGGCCGAGGGCGAGGTGGCCGAGATGCTGGAGCGGACGGGGGTTGCCGCTCGAAGTGCCGATGCAGATGGGCTGGCGCTGCGGGATCATGCGATTTTGGAACTGCTGTATGCGGGTGGGCTGCGGGTGGGGGAGATCTGCGCGTTGCGGGTGGAGGATGTGCATCTGGACCAGGCGCGGGCGCAGGTTCGGGGGAAGGGCGATAAGGAGAGGATTGTGCCGCTGGGGCGGTCGGCGGTGGAGGCTTTGGAGAGGTATGTGGCGATGGGAAGGCCGAGCCTCGTGAAGGGCGGCCTGGAGCGGGGAAGTCATACGGTGCAGCGGGCGCTGTTTCTGAGTGTGCGGGGGCATGCGCTGACGCGGCAGTGGGTTTGGGAGATGGTGCGGTCGGTTTCGGGGACGGGAAGTAAGGCTAGTCCGCATATGCTGCGGCATAGCTGTGCGACGCACATGGTGGAACATGGGGCGGATCTTAGAAGTGTGCAGACTTTGCTGGGGCATGCCGATATTGCGACGACGCAGGTTTATACGCATGTGGCACTGGGGCATTTGAAGAAGGTGCACCGGGAGCATCATCCGCGGGGGAAGAGGCGGGTGGTTTGAAGGTTGGGTTGAAAGGTTCGGATTGTGGGGGCGGGTGAGGGGCTTCGGGATCCTTCGCTGCGCTCAGGATGACGGCAAAGATAAAGGCAAAGACAAAAGCTAAGGCAAAGACAAAGCCGAAGGCACAGGCAGAGGCAAATGCGGGATAAGGCTGACGAGATCGAAGGATTGGCCGAAGGGTTTCTGGCGATGCTCGCGAATGAGCGCGGGGCGTCGGAGCATACCGTACGGGCTTATGCGCGCGAGGTGCGGAGCTTTGCGGCTTATCTCAACGAGACGTTGGGAAAGGGTGCGAAGGTGGGTGCGGTGGAGCATCTGCATATTCGCGCTTACCTGGGGATGTTGTACGAGCGGGGATTGACGAAGGCGAGTGCGGCGCGGGCGCTGGCGGCGGTGAGGAGCTGGTTCAAGTGGCTGGCGAAGGAGGGGAAGGTGGCGCAGAATCCAGCGCTGCTGGTGAGTACGCCGAAGCTACCGAAGCATCTGCC
This Tunturibacter gelidoferens DNA region includes the following protein-coding sequences:
- a CDS encoding site-specific tyrosine recombinase, whose translation is MHEIGQADGNARTVREFVAYLRVEKGLRPASCEAYQRDLEQFAEHVEGRNGLLVGAIQADVSGFMEGLRGHGVESRSIARKLSCLRGFYRWLLMDKRIAHDPTVNVETPASWKVLPKSLAEGEVAEMLERTGVAARSADADGLALRDHAILELLYAGGLRVGEICALRVEDVHLDQARAQVRGKGDKERIVPLGRSAVEALERYVAMGRPSLVKGGLERGSHTVQRALFLSVRGHALTRQWVWEMVRSVSGTGSKASPHMLRHSCATHMVEHGADLRSVQTLLGHADIATTQVYTHVALGHLKKVHREHHPRGKRRVV